In the genome of Brienomyrus brachyistius isolate T26 chromosome 17, BBRACH_0.4, whole genome shotgun sequence, one region contains:
- the LOC125711816 gene encoding uncharacterized protein LOC125711816, whose product MTRNKRIAKAVSWSNDRYWATWDKWMEVIDWEDEEELCSPAESPSDQADRSIVSHTRKPIAKAVSWTDDVYWAAWDKWDEIICWGEEGECSPATPPINQPGRDKGLDMHGLEVFLLNERTVSIKPADDHQDRLKIGAVVVDLCQFELDGVNDKFEIVEIQIGEVKLEETAERGFNSEFELEILDVEIEVVDSEFQLNALNWEIAGTKVDKLLVEHLNINNLEAGSVKVSTSNGNVVYVNGM is encoded by the exons atgacgag aaacaaacgaattgcaaaagctgtcagctggagcaacgatcgatactgggcaacttgggacaagtggatggaagtgattgactgggaagatgaggaagagctgtgctccccagcagaatcaccctctgaccaggctgaccgttccatcgtgtcacacacccgaaagccaattgccaaggcagttagctggacggatgatgtgtattgggcagcctgggacaagtgggatgagatcatctgctggggtgaagaaggagagtgctccccagcaactccacccatcaaccagcctgggagggataaggggttagacatgcatgggttagaggtttttctgttaaatgaaaggacagtctccataaagcctgcagatgaccaccaagacaggctgaaaataggagccgtagtggtcgacctctgccagtttgagctagatggtgtaaatgataaatttgaaattgtcgaaatacaaattggagaggtcaaattggaggagactgcagagaggggttttaattcagaatttgaattggaaattttggatgtggagatagaggttgtagacagtgaattccagctgaatgctcttaattgggaaattgctggaactaaagtggacaaattattagtggaacacctgaacataaataatctagaagcaggcagtgtgaaggtgtccacatcaaatgggaatgtggtatatgtcaatggtatgtga
- the LOC125711736 gene encoding germinal-center associated nuclear protein-like produces the protein MRRETEHQMKVHLFYQQLLSESVWGPLDLLSLVAASVSNPSDTIFWKAALLLPSDHERDASVANQILTEWLESKFGNSEKQEHREMVPNGHMQTLSISSGLRSVGERMHTVHVCVKVARGPLSEEGQLALEKRKGLMGMGALLMLLPSAVSPGADEEDGDIFLLSALLQLRQIQQANAWPQALPLVVVVPGQAGHRASDERLEEDLMLQTLIEEGLISEYMFVHIPETTNEPQGSEQIRHAVRWLAARSTAPARLVSQTLVQVVEAGLCREFAGRLHRDRRDRDMAGLPSQGPAPVIGLYNTVLAFLAGLVSSPSLAGLSWPVAEFSVLGGGDCLPHLLWNSAEHLEWLQGAVLSLRLPDWPLPAVGAPWSQLVASIFQYVSQIPWSRHSQPLLMSQLENLLERLRQDCVGRGGGPDKEPTFWEVPWDEIVMLCVEHQLRDWNPPGCPVSEDVISDDGEISVYFLSDGLQGFIPPSCWVDAVKQTHRDKQQGKAGCHQSMWPHPRLARPRLQQKLFHSMVEDPESGSGVAPVLDAASSPQDLLARIEEEKEQSRRFEDQLRTWLDVESLGPSSSSSPLFLPSSLLSVPEIVVPSPKMAAPPALALQKERSVRSDQARGAASLYISADVTQARI, from the exons atgcgaagggaaaccgagcatcagatgaaggtccacttgttctaccagcagctcctgag cgaatctgtgtgggggccactggacctgctcagtctggtggcagcaagtgtctcgaacccatctgacacaatcttctggaaggcagccctcttgttgccaagtgatcatgaaagagatgccagtgttgctaacca gattttgacagaatggctggagtccaaattcggtaactcggagaagcaagaacacagggagatggtccccaacggacacatgcaaaccttgagcatcagcagcggcctgcggagcgtgggggagcgcatgcacacagtgcacgtgtgtgtgaag gtggcccgcgggcccctcagcgaggaaggccagttggcattggagaagcggaaggggctgatgggcatgggcgccctgctgatgctgctgccctcggcagtcagtcccggggctgatgaggaagacggggacatcttcctgttatccgccctgctgcagctccggcagatccagcaggctaatgcctggccacaggcccttcctctggtggtggtggtcccagggcaggctgggcacagggccagcgatgaacggctagaggaag acctgatgcttcagacactcattgaggaaggtttgatttcagagtacatgttcgtccatatccccgagaccacgaacgaaccccaaggatccgagcag atccgccatgccgtcaggtggctcgctgcccgctccacggcaccagcccggctcgtctcgcagacgttggtgcaggttgtggaggccgggctctgccgcgagtttgctggtaggcttcaccgtgatcggagggaccgtgacatggcgggactgccctcccagggccctgcacccgtcatcggcctctacaacactgtcctggctttcttggctggccttgtgtcgtccccgagtctggctggcctctcctggcccgtggcagagttctcggtgctagggggtggtgactgcctaccacatctgctctggaactcggctgagcacctggagtggctccagggggcagtcctgagcctgcggctgcccgactggccgctgccagccgtggggg ctccttggagccagctggttgcctccatcttccagtacgtatctcaaatcccatggtcccgccacagccagccactccttatgtcccagttggagaaccttttggagaggctgcgtcaggactgtgtgggccgaggtggggggccggacaaggagcccactttctgggaggtgccctgggacgaaattgtcatgctctgtgtagagcaccaactccgggactggaaccctcctgggtgccccgtgagtgaag atgtcatcagtgacgacggagaaatctcggtgtatttcctgagcgatgggctgcagggcttcataccgccgtcctgctgggtggatgccgtaaagcagacgcacagggacaagcagcaggggaaggcagg gtgtcaccagagcatgtggcctcatcctcgactggccaggccacgtcttcaacagaagctgtttcacagcatggttgaggaccctgagtccggatccggtgttgcccctgttttggatgctgcctccagcccccaggacctcctggctcgcattgaggaggagaaagaacagagccgcag gttcgaggaccagctgcgtacctggcttgacgtcgagtccctgggcccttcctcttcctcctcaccacttttcttgccttcttcgttactgtctgtaccggagatcgtagtgccctccccaaagatggctgccccacctgcacttgccctg cagaaggagcgcagtgtccgcagtgaccaggccaggggagctgccagtttgtatatttccgcagatgtgacacaggcgcggatataa